One Mugil cephalus isolate CIBA_MC_2020 chromosome 17, CIBA_Mcephalus_1.1, whole genome shotgun sequence genomic window, AGTAACTGAAGATATCCTGATATCTAAAACATTAATGTCAACTACATACATAAGATATTCTGAGATGTAACAGTAGAAAAGTATGATTCAGTACTATGTAATTCCTTTGGTTTCCTTTTGGCCTGGTATTGTTCAAGCTTGCTGTCAATAGCATTCTTTATGGGATGTCCAAAGAACACTATGAAGAACTTGCCAATGTTATTAGGTGCACCTATCTTTTTTCAACCATGATTTGACCTACCTACAATCAAAATGGCCAGTAGAAAGTGACAATTGTCTACACTTACGCTTGCATACTCACCAAAACTACAATAATTTATCAGTTATTACCTTTATACTACGATCATCAATACGTCCTTATAAACTCGCTGTTgtatttcatcttcttctgcagcaCGCTTGAGTTTGTTACATGGAGATAGGACATTCAGAGAGCCTTGAGATGGTCCCCATTACATGAACCTGCAAAGGTTGTTTGCAAGTTTTAATATCACTTGTGTCTTCATATTTTaggaaaacatttgtgtatGATTCAGTGCAATTACTATGCTACTTCCGTGCAATCTTACTCTTAATGTGCAGTGAGAGGCTAGAGCACAGCTGCCGTTGTGTTATGACCACTCAGTAGTATATGGGCTGCCTTTTCCTGTAATTTAAGATCTTTAAACTGGCTCTATTTGTTTCACAATGTTTATCTAACACGTGACAAACTAACTGTGATCTAAAAATATCACACCCACGCCCAGAAATATCACAgtgttaaaacaaacacaggggactttttgtcacattgtgtattttttaattgttatacCAGTTCAATGCATGGCAAATATGGCTGTCATTCTATAACATTTAGTTGAAATCTCAATCAAAATGTTCAAGTTCACTTTTCCCACTTTGTGGGCGTCTGCGGCGTCTTCACTTTGACGCACGACGTGATGACGAAGGCAATCATAGCAACCAGCATGGCGACGGAGAAGCGTTTCTTCGCCGCTCATCTACTTAAGCTAGTGTAGGCTGTTACATTCATATTATTGGTTTACTTTTCAGAGACAGCATGTTTACAGTAAAGTGTGCAGTAGTTCCTGGATGTATCCAAGCTCTGTCGTCGCCGCCCCGGAATATTTGTGAGGAAAATGGGATACGCTGAGTTGGAACATTATCATGGAATCGAGAATAGGTATGTGCAAACACTATTAGCATTTGGCTAGCTATGTGGCTAGTTAACTAATCGACAGAAGGCAGCACATTCAGTTTGTGCTTATGCAGCTAAATCTAAAGATAAACGCAAGCTGTTCGTGTACACGCTCGCTATTATGGCTTCATGTTTGTGTAGACGGTGGCCGTTGAACACTTGGCTTGTATTCAAGAATTCAagataaaatctaaatctaaaaccAAGCTTGTAATACGCATTAGCTTGTATTATAAGCAAGGTAACCTTGCGGTAGTTTGTCTTCGTCTAtgaattgtttgtttattttctgtgcatCTGTTCTGTGCACTGTAATCTTTATTCTCTACCTATAAAGCTAACTATAACCAAGCAAACTAggtattattttcattaatttagtATTATTACTGCAACACATAACGCTGCATACATTTCTCATCACAAGTTTTCAAAGCCAATATTGAGCCCTTAAatatttttccctttctttctgaccagcattcaaacattcaataacagaaaaataatacttataaataataatagtaaaaagaatacttatttttcaCGTTTAACAAGTAGTCAACAAGCAAGTCATCTAGTTCATGTATGTCATTTCGTTCACTTCAGGGAGCGTATCGTCTGGGCTGGGGTATAGCTCTGGTACAAGAGGACACACTTCGAAAAGTAGTCGTAAGTATTCATCTTTTCTATTTGGTGGTTTGTACGATAACAATTTAATCTGCAGGACAgagaggttcaggaggtccTTTGTGCCCACAGCCATCAGACGGCACTGTTTAACTGTTCCCttgtaaaatcataaaaaatgcCCAGTTAACTGTACATAATTTGGAACCACTACTACtcagacacctttttttttccccttttgcacagacatgcatgttaatCCAGTCTTCCATTTGCACTGCTCTTATTGCTACTATTACTAACTTTGctattatgttatgttatgttatgttatgttattttatgttatgttatgttatgttatgttatgttatgttatgttatgttatgtttgtgtacaagctactggacacttaaatttccccccaggggatcaataaagtatttttttattctatcgTATTCTACTCGATTCGGTTCTAATGCTATactacatgttgtgtttttagcaTTCTGTCCTCACTCCTCCAGCAAGTTGACACAATCCATCATTAAGGACCACATGGTGTCTCATTACAAAAAGGTTTACTCAGCTAAAGGTGAGCTGCATAGCAAGTATAAGTTATGACCCTTACAGTGGTGTAACTTTTCAagcctgtgtttctgttgcatattaataataatgactgcCCTTGCCTTGTCCCACAGCTGCCATTGATGCCTCGGTACCCAAAAGCTTGATACATAGTGTGAAGTGTGAGTATCAGATAGCCAAACCACAATGCTTgcataataattaaatgtaaagaagCAACTTATCTCATTTGAGTGCAGTACATGCAACTCACCCTGATCCTCATCTCTAACAGTAGTCGTACTCTCTTCTCATGATCTTACTAACACGATTGCTTTCTTCATCCATGCATATAATACGCACATACTCCACAGTTATGTCAAATaagtctttgtcttttccagGAATATGTGCCTGTAAAATGTCACTGCGAGAAACTGCTTTGCTGCCACAGTGAGAAGTAGAACATCTTGCAAGACTTTTAACACTCTTGATACCTGTTTACAGATAATGACCAGATCAGACAGGCGCGGTTGAGGAAAGGGGGTCGTCCTCAGTCGGCCCACTCACTCCCACAGAGGACTGGCAGAAGCTCCTGCTCTTCAACTCaggtaaagaaaaacacatctgaaaaTATAGCACTTGTGCGCTTGCATTTTTTAGTCTGAACAATATCTGATTTAATACATGCTTGCTTTGTAGAGTACATTATCTGTGCAGTATGACGACAGTCCCTACCTCTGTTCGAGGAGCTCCGTGGTCTCAAGCCCAAGATTCAACACCTCCTTTAATGCCAAGGAGATAGTTTATTCATCATGTAAAGTCACTTCTTCTCACACTCGCCCGGCCTCAGAAATAAAGTACCGCAACCCAGATGGAGCTTTGCAGAGAAAGCAATCAGCATGTTCACTGGCAGCTATGGGAGATCACTGTAGCTACAAGACCTTCCAGGACCCTGTCCAGAAGACGTACAGCGGAGACCTGCTCCAGAAACATTCACAGCACTTTACCAAGGACAAACCATTCACTCCTAAGACCCTGAAAACTGACAAGAGTTCATACCTGTCAAAATATCGCTACTACAGGGCACCGCAAAGGAAACCTACTCAGGACAGCAGTAGCTCGAGAATGATGCGACAAGAGACGTATCATGGAAGGTACTTACTTTTACCAACAGGGTTGTGTTTTCAAAACGATTAATTTAGCTtgtacagtttgtgtttcagtgtcttctattttattgtttcatgcAGCACAACAAACAGGGAATACACACAAGAATTTGATGATCCATCTCAGGTAATTTCctagatttgatttatttgttaatacAGTTTTTTAAATCATGACAAACCATGGTGGTATTGGCAGAAATTGTATTCCTTATGTTTTACCTGTTGTGTTTTAATCTTTACATTCTACAGTCTTGAGCTGAGTAGATATATtggaaataacaaaataaaagcataagcTGCGCTATGTATTTGATCATGAGGAAGCTGTTCCcattttcctgtctttctttctttacaggAATTTCTTACAGAGCATGCATGGTCTGAGGATGAGTACAATGGCACATATTTATCATCATCAAGACAACAGAGTCGAGCGACAAAGAGCCGAGACCGTTATTTGTTTGACTCGTCTTTCAGGTGATAATATAAAATTCAAATTGTGTggtatattttattcttaatgTTGTACACTGTATGTTTTCTTTGGTGAAGTTATAAAATAACTGAAGTCTTGTCTTTTAGGGTCTCACCGCCAGGTGGGAAATTTCCTTCTATGACGAATGTATCTGCTGAGTAAGTTCTCTTGAATCCAATCTGTGTTAGATTTGATAATGCAAGGCTTCAGTGACTCTAAAGAACAACTGAAAATAATGTATTCTCCATGAAATGTATTATTCTCACATGTTTTTCAATAGGGAAGAAGAACTGATGTACCTCGAATTCATTTCTGCTGTAACAGAAGATATCTTGTCCAGGGGCCACATCTCTGACAGGTTGTCTTTTGttagattatatatatatttgtgagtTATATGAAACAGTCTGAATAGACTTTGATATGTGAGGATAGCTACCTTGCAGATGATGAGCAGTGATCATAGATGTTCTGTAGCAGGATTTACTTAAGTGTAAGCGTCTGTGTCCTTTGAAAGGGTCCTTGACCGGGTGATAAATCGTCACATTGACATGAATCGGCATCAGCTAGATGAGGTCGGTACATGCCTTCAAGCACAATATCAAATATCTTGAGCAAGAGGACTTTTGGAGTTCTTCTCACACACTTGatgctgttcttgttttttgCAGGGTAAAATGCGCCACCTTCTGGAAGTGATGCGTAAAGATTTTGATGAACCAACCATATCCACCTCTACTGAGCTTGAAAAGAAGGAGACAGATGTGCTTTATGCACTCCTTCCACATCTGGATTCAGTGGAGAAACAAGTAAAGACCAAAGAAGACAATGACCAGTCCCCTTATGTGTCACTGAGAACACTGAACAAATACTCAGATTCACCAGATTATGGTGATCCCTTCTTGGTTTCTACACCCTTACCATCCACTGACAGAACTACTTCTCCAGTTCAAATagatgaaaggaaggaggaagatcACAATGAGGAAAAGGACATGGACTCTGCTTTGCCCAGTGAGCATGTTGCTGATCATACAGGAATCAGTGAAGAGGATTTCCATCAGATAGATGCAACTGCAGCTAACAATGTCACAGATGAAAGCAATGAATACACAACTAGAACCAGTGACCAAGACCAAGCTGAGATTCATTTTGATGGACAATCTAAAGAGATAGAAGATCTGGGAAGAAGTTTGTCAGAGTCGCTGCACGTGTCCGACAATGGACACGCTGAAAACACGGATACTGCCAGTGAGCAACACGCAAACACTGCTGCTTCTGTCAGTGATGATGAGTTTTAATTCTTGCTGTATTCAGGGATTCATTGCCCTTTAGTGTAAATATTAAGGTCCCAATGTTGTTCCAGAGAGAAATGTAACATTTTCCAAGCATAGTTTTGTAAAGAAATAATGTTCTACAGCCTCCTCTACGAAGGGGCGggtgttctgtttattttttgttttaaagatatTGTTTACTAAAAGCACAAGGAAAATGTCCTACGAATAAATCAGAATCTTGAATGTCTCATGTAAGGTATTGGAAAATTGGTACATACTTGACTAGTAGTGGTTGAACCGCAGTTGACCTTCAGAGTGATGCTACAGTTATTGCTCTATGTGTGTGAAGTTCATACTTTCATTTAGTTGGAGTGGATTGCCGAGAGTTTCAGTCCTGAATATGATGTAGCTGCAGttaacattttcagattttacagaaaaatatagCTGTTTTAACATAAGGCGTGTTTGAATTGCCATATGCCTCAGACATGTAGCTACCAGAAGATTTAACTGTCACCAGAAAGTGTCTTTGCAATTGCAATAAATTTTCTATTCTTGTCTTTCTTGTGTATTTGCGTCTCACTATGAACCTTAAATTACAAACAACATACACaggcattattttttttatatacaaaaatcaaacaaaaaaatctttaatcTTTGCTTAATActttttaacaatattttttattgaagtaTCAAATGCATATTaaaacttaatattttttttttaaaaatagtttaataGGCAGGATCAGTGAGCTTACATTCGTGTTTtcctaagtttttttttttcagttaaagtTATCCGTTTCGTAGGTCAAGACTGACATAATTAAGTGCCTAATATATACAAACTctgactatttatttttaataatgtatatCAACCTCTCCAGTCCCAGACCTGTCATCAACTTCTTCATTATTCCAAGTGATGGTGGTTCGACATTGTTCAAAGTTTGTGCAATCATTCTTGCATGAAGAAGTCCCAAATGAATCATTTTCGATTCGTCATCATTGCATAATGTTACATTTGTGTGGGAGTACAGCTGCAGACTGAGATTTGGGTGTATGTTAAAGGTAAACACACAGGTCTTCGGCGAACAGTTCTTGACAGCTGTCCCGTTTCTGGCATTTCCACCGCTCGGCATTCCAGCTGTCTGATGTCATGGCTCCGAAAACCTCCGTGTAGTCTTCCGCCACGAAGGAACTATAAGTTACTTTGAAGCGTCTGTTCAAGAAAACAAGGTCAACCAGCGACTTCGTACACCTTCGCAGAAGGTTTGAAGAATATTAGAGTGTACGCCGTGGAAGAAAATTAACAACTGAAGCGCGAACAGTAAAGCTAACAGAGCCGCGGATGTAGACGGAATACACTTGTTGCTCTTCCAATCCCAGGAAGCGAAACACGCTGGGACTTGAGTGAACTGTTGGACCAAGAGACGCATGGGTCGCTACATTAGTTTCAATCCACTAACAAACTACTGACAAATATACCGAGTGTGATTCAGATGAGTGTTTTAAAAACCAGCTATCGGTTGACCTCGATGGCGGAATCCCTGAGGACCGAGTCTTTGTTGGGCTGATAAATTGCATCTGGTGGCTAACggtaacgttttttttttctcccttaaAACTGTTTACCGGGGCGACGTCAGCTTCCCAAGGGTGTCGTCTATTTGCTGGAACAAGTTAGCACGCTAGCGGTACGGCTAACTCAGCAGCGGTTGTTGATAGTCAGTGTCGCGGCTgtgtttaaagtaaataaaaagcagctaGTTTGTTTGAAAGGCGTCAAACCTTTGGAAGTAGTTACCGCGTGCGTGATACGTGGGAAAGTTAAGATGTAACGTAGGTAATTTGAAATGTATTCCATGCATAGTTGAGATTTTTGCAGTAGCCTGCTGCGTATCGGGTCCTTGTTGTTAGTGTTTGGATCGGACTATTCACAGGAAAAGGATTAATCTAACCACAAGCTGGGAAAACTGAGCAGCAAACCTCACTTATAGTCATCGCTAATAATTACACACGTCAGATGGCTTACtgtaaagttaaatatttacttttagtAGTGTAGTCACAGTTTCAAGAACTTGCTGTTGGAGAAAATGATTAAGTTAATGAAATAGCATTGGTAACAAAATGCTGCATTTAAGAGGATTACTTGGGGAGAAGCCTTGTGTTTGTCTAGTCTGACACATGTTCCACAGTGACAGATCAGGTGTGAAGGATTGTTGCAAATGAAGAAGTACATATTATTCAATGATTAGTAAGCCCACTCTGTTTTGCATccttgcatgttttttttttttgtgtgtgtttttgggcatgtttttagatattttttgtcTCACTTTTCAGATTTGCCTGTCGATGATGAACCTCGTGACTTGTTGCGCTCTCACAGTTTTCTATCGGACTACTGCAGGACAGCACTTTCTGTGGACGGAGTGAAGacctcccccccccacacacacacacctttcagAAGTGTGAAACATGCCCTTGCCATTTGGCTTAAAACTCAAAAGGACCCGAAGGTATACCGTTTCGAGCAAGAGCTGTCTTGTCACTCGGATTCAGCTTCTCAATGGGGAGTTTGTTGAGTTCACACTTTCGGTGGAAAGCACTGGACAGGAATGTCTGGAGGCAGTCGCTCAGAGGCTCGAGTTAAGAGaggtatgtatgtgtttttgtgcaacACAAGTGCGGATTGTTCTCTCCGGTAGACTCTTTTTAAAACTCGCCGATTCAGCAGAAGAGTATTTCTGTTGTGGTTGTCATCTGGCCACATTCCTGAAATGTTGAGCGCGAACTAAGACAACCAGTTTGTCATTGTTAACTCATTTAATGACACCTCTCCTAATCTTTGCCCTCCTTGTGGTATCTCAGGAATTTTTCAGCTGTGCACTGCGTGCTGTCATGTGTAATTACGTGTGTAAGAAACTCATCACACAGATGAGCGAGCGCATTAtctcttgatttttttcttcaatttttcATTCAAACATAAGAGATGACCATGAAGCGACTGGACAATATGGTCAAGAAAAGTAGTTCTGAGTCAGCGCTAAACTATGTACCGATGGCTGTGTTTGCATTCGGTTACTATGGTCATACAGGAACCACCTCTTAGTCATGAACCTGAAAGCACATAAGTTTTGGTGATCTCATACCAGCGTAAACCTCAAGTTAATGGTATACCGTCTTGCAGTGTCTATTATTTTGCAGACTTCATTTGTCATGCAGTCTAGCCGCCAGTGCTACTGGCGGGTCCTCTTTCACGTCGTGATGCAGACAGGGTTAATTATGCAATCATGTGATTCTCTCGGATGCCTGTTTTCGATAGAAAGGTTTTGTCCGTGGGTTCTGCTGTCTTAGTTGATTTAGGGTCTATTAAGCACACTACAGATGTTTTCAGTGATCGAACAATCAAACATCGCTCTTACACCCCAACCGCTGCTAATTACATGATTGTGCTACAAGGGTTGGTAGGTGCTACGTCAGTTGAGCTTCAGCTTAATGAtgtctgtattttctttcagataaattgttcatatatttttttgttttatgctcTGGTCGTGACGGAAACATCTGAATAATGtttgtgcagtgtttgtttaaGTGATGGTTTCTGGTGTCCGAACAGTTGTGTCAGCTAGTCGTTTTCAAATTATGGTTTGAAAGTGGCTGCAAATCACAATAGGTCTCTTTCAGCTaaattgtccatgtaaacaacgaGCCCACAGGGTTTACTTCTCTCGCCAGTGTTCATTGAGATATGTTCAGACAGTCACAAGACGGAAGGATCTCGAGCAGTCAGCGAGTTTGACTTTTCAGATCTACATGTGTTTTGGATATAATGCAGATGGCTGACTTGCAGATTTAGATAATCGTTGTGGTTGAATGCGTCTTCTTGGTCTCTTTGCTTTTTAGATAACATACTTCAGCCTGTGGTACTTCAACAAGCAGAACCAACAGAGATGGATCGACTTGGAGAAGCCGCTGAAGAAGCAGCTCGACAAGTATGGCCTGGAGCCCACCGTTTACTTTGGAGTCGTGTTTTACATACCCAGTGTCACCCAGCTGCAACAGGAGATTACAAGGTGACGGGAAATGTCTTGACTAAGCCGCTAACCTCGTTAGTGTGTTTCAATAATATTGGCCCCattcattatttaaagtttaatgcaAAGGAAAGAGGTGTCAAGTATaatagttgaaaaaaaaaagtgtttttttttcctctttttttgttctgcatAGCTGTTTGTGCAGACCTGGgtgcatttgtcattttttctattttctcttttaaccACTCATCCCTCTCTCCGTAGATATCAGTATTACCTACAACTGAAGAAGGATGTTCTGGAGGGCAGGATTTCATGTTCACTAGAGCAAGCTATTCGTTTGGCTAGCCTGGCGGTGCAAGGTAATAAGAACGATGTGAAATAATTTCAATTTGTCTGGTCTGATTTCTTTTGGTGCGAGTCGTGATGCAATTTCATGGCTTTATGTCTCAGACAAAGTCATTGCTGGTGCCGTTACAGAGAAATTGCCAGTGAGTCACTTCTGCAGATATTGAACTGGAAACACTAAAATTATTCACACTTCTCTTTGTACTAACTCTGCAAGTTGCAGAGTTGGGGTGCAGATTGATTGTTGTCATGCACCTCATATCTGGTTTCAAGTTTCTGAAACTTTTGTGCAGCTACTAATCTGCAAGGTTGTAAGAACATCTTTAGGTTCTTGTGATatactgcatttttaaaaaaaaaaaaaaaaaaaaaaaacattttctgcattggtcagagctgcagagtgtgTGAGCTTGAGCTTCATCTGCAACACGCCCTCCAACTTTTGCCCAGCCGGAAGAATCTCAAACACTGCTGGCAAAGTTAAATCAGGCACTGCAACTTACTGGCCTGAGTGTTAGCATAGCAGAGTCACTGAGATCACTTACTGTTGCAGCCATGTTCAAATGTCTGACCAGCATTCGGCATGTGTCCTGAAAAAAGAGCCCCGTGAAATGTCTTGCAGTCGCCCCTTAATGTTTAAGTCAGTGCTTTGTTTCGATAGGAAAACTTGGAAACGGTGCTGTGAATATAGTTGTCCGGCTCCTAATGTGGTGCAGGCAGGAATAGTCTGGAGTGAAGGACAGTTGTATCCTTTAAGCATTGCTGATGCCAGAGATACTTTGCATAGCTGTGAACGTTGCCTAAAGGCAGCCTGAAGCTGTAACAGTTTAGGGCCTCTACGTTGTCAAACGCTGTAGCAATAACAAATGGACCTCTCCTCACCTAAAATTAGTCCATCATGTCATCACATGCTGCAGCCTTCCAAAATGCATTACACTGTTCTGGAATTCCTCAGTGTCTATTTTACCTCATACTAAATGCAGAAATGGACCTTTAATAGGATTTCTATATAGGGCAGCACCGTGCAGGGTTCTCTGTCTGTATTCATCtatattttgtttcctttttgtccACAGCTGACTTCGGAGATTTCAATCGATATGATTCCCAGGAGTTCCTCCAGAAGTTTGCACTGTTCCCTATTGTAAGCATTTGGTTTTTGTGTGCTCAACTCGGAGAAATATGTCAGAGGCGACTGTATCAATCCCAactctgtctctgcaggacTGGATTCAGGATGAGCGAGTATTGGAAGAGGCCACTCAGAAAGTGGCGCTTCTTTATCAGTCCTTCAGGTGAGCAGCTTTCTGAAGCACCAGTCTCAACATACAAGCAGCTCAATGTATTTCAGAAGAAATGCAGTCTTTCTGGTGTTGACCTCTTTGTATCTATTCAGAGAATCTCCCTTTTTATTATCTCTCATTATTTGGAGTTATCTAGAGTGTCACTCACGCAAAGCAGTAGTCAACAGCGATAAATGCGAGCTTGGAGGAAAAAGACTTAGGATACACATCGTTTTATGTGTATGAAAAGCTGTGgcagcacaaataaaactgGACTAGCATCACACTTAACCTGCTTTTTTGTTCCAGTCTGTAGAGTCGGCATGTAACAgatgatttttatattttttt contains:
- the spata7 gene encoding spermatogenesis-associated protein 7, yielding MESRIGSVSSGLGYSSGTRGHTSKSSPFCPHSSSKLTQSIIKDHMVSHYKKVYSAKAAIDASVPKSLIHSVKYNDQIRQARLRKGGRPQSAHSLPQRTGRSSCSSTQSTLSVQYDDSPYLCSRSSVVSSPRFNTSFNAKEIVYSSCKVTSSHTRPASEIKYRNPDGALQRKQSACSLAAMGDHCSYKTFQDPVQKTYSGDLLQKHSQHFTKDKPFTPKTLKTDKSSYLSKYRYYRAPQRKPTQDSSSSRMMRQETYHGSTTNREYTQEFDDPSQEFLTEHAWSEDEYNGTYLSSSRQQSRATKSRDRYLFDSSFRVSPPGGKFPSMTNVSAEEEELMYLEFISAVTEDILSRGHISDRVLDRVINRHIDMNRHQLDEGKMRHLLEVMRKDFDEPTISTSTELEKKETDVLYALLPHLDSVEKQVKTKEDNDQSPYVSLRTLNKYSDSPDYGDPFLVSTPLPSTDRTTSPVQIDERKEEDHNEEKDMDSALPSEHVADHTGISEEDFHQIDATAANNVTDESNEYTTRTSDQDQAEIHFDGQSKEIEDLGRSLSESLHVSDNGHAENTDTASEQHANTAASVSDDEF